One part of the Arachidicoccus terrestris genome encodes these proteins:
- a CDS encoding TonB-dependent receptor has translation MHFSPPDKNGYGRFLPLAKKVLFMRILPITCLALFVNLAIAASGQKVSLKTKNSSIHQILEKIKAQTGFNYFLVREDVKSARPITVTLTNVDLKTALDQILKGQPLSYAIEDKVIIIRKDRNKISAAATTVSAPVEVTGKVSDENGLPVSGASIIIAETGKGTITSELGTFKLHLNKGDKLIVSHLGFATKTLTFDGASELTIQLVKTENNLSEIVVIGYGTVNKKDLTGAVATVKAEDVDVSTSSSIAQTLQGKAAGVQITQATGQPGANAKIQIRSNPSPSAPDILYVVDGVPIDNGASQPALTGTIGGGKYGTGGADKSPLNFINPNDIASIEFLKDPSSTSIYGSRAGSGVVLITTKHGKEGKTMINYSGNYGIQRVDKMYPVYGAKDYMLQRNALAQEIWLRDNKIAPYYGTVNSNDPSLTPFHPIYSNTEIDQAVDYGQSAMDAITRNAYTEQHNLSMSGGNMKTTYFASANYYNQKGVIIGSDYKRYNGRLNIDHKVSDQIKVGANVLVSGSTANNTLTGGANENGGIITAAIYWAPILPLQAADGSYPISPYYPNIPNPLSYGTLTNTTGNNRVLSSAYGQWEIMSGLTAKAQFSYDWSTSRTSAYLPTTFLFGSQVNGEASVDETRAYQKTMIYSLNYNKDIAARHHLNAVLAYDYEAGGGDYLSAANQNFISDIVKYYNLGMGQAAKPSVGSSKQAELVSSSVVARAIYTYKGNITLQASIRRDGFSTFAEGKKWGYFPGVSAGWVISDEGFFKSVTPVNYLKLRAGYGETGNPLTLGSAFALYGSSQSPYFGEGQVNTGISLTQAANPNLSWETRAGINAGIDFGVLNNRLTGSFDYYSTTNRNLLKYVAYPVGFIINGVYINDGKTRSTGYELSLQSKNIVSHNDGFTWSTSLNFSHYLNYWVERADMDLKTLPKYEVATGKNALYNPIYGYQSSGIFKGAFGTAPTWMPGMLPGGLIINDIAGYDDNGNLTGPDGIISSADHLLLGNGDPKFSFGVGNKFTFKGFDLNIFLSGMVQHNWSPLNGARVLETQMNAHGWNAMVSRSDPWSSLHPNGTLPTSLVDGSYSQYQNSASYWWVNSSYLRCKSLMLGYSLPAKLLAGQKVLSSVRISFDAQNLFTITDYPGLDPELNAGNYYPLVKSYVFGINCTF, from the coding sequence ATGCATTTTTCGCCTCCCGACAAAAATGGCTATGGAAGATTTCTTCCACTGGCTAAAAAAGTTCTTTTTATGCGTATTCTTCCTATTACCTGTCTGGCATTATTTGTAAATCTGGCTATCGCAGCCAGTGGCCAGAAGGTGAGTCTAAAGACTAAAAACAGTTCCATACATCAGATTCTGGAAAAAATAAAAGCCCAGACCGGCTTCAATTACTTTCTGGTAAGAGAAGATGTCAAATCCGCCCGTCCTATTACTGTTACCTTGACCAATGTCGATTTAAAGACGGCCCTGGACCAAATACTAAAAGGCCAGCCGCTCTCCTATGCTATTGAGGATAAAGTGATTATCATTAGAAAAGACAGAAATAAAATCTCTGCCGCTGCAACCACTGTCAGTGCTCCTGTAGAAGTAACGGGAAAGGTGAGCGATGAAAACGGCCTGCCCGTAAGCGGAGCCAGCATTATCATCGCAGAAACGGGCAAAGGAACCATTACTAGTGAACTGGGCACATTCAAGCTCCATTTAAACAAAGGAGACAAACTTATAGTGTCCCACCTGGGCTTCGCTACAAAAACGCTGACCTTTGACGGTGCATCAGAGCTGACCATTCAACTAGTCAAAACTGAAAACAATCTCTCAGAAATCGTCGTGATCGGTTATGGAACCGTCAATAAAAAAGATCTCACAGGAGCCGTGGCAACGGTCAAGGCAGAAGATGTAGATGTCTCTACCAGCTCCAGCATTGCCCAGACCCTACAGGGAAAGGCGGCAGGTGTCCAGATCACACAGGCAACCGGTCAGCCTGGAGCCAATGCCAAAATCCAGATCAGAAGCAACCCGTCGCCGAGCGCACCGGACATTCTCTATGTTGTTGATGGAGTACCCATCGATAACGGCGCCTCCCAGCCCGCGCTGACGGGCACCATCGGTGGTGGCAAATACGGTACGGGTGGCGCAGACAAGAGCCCGCTGAACTTTATCAATCCCAATGATATTGCCTCTATTGAATTTTTAAAAGACCCCAGCTCCACGTCCATCTATGGTAGCAGAGCAGGATCCGGTGTCGTACTGATTACCACCAAACACGGTAAGGAAGGCAAAACCATGATTAACTATAGTGGCAATTATGGCATACAGCGTGTCGATAAAATGTATCCGGTTTATGGCGCTAAAGATTATATGCTACAAAGAAATGCATTGGCCCAGGAAATCTGGTTAAGAGACAATAAGATAGCCCCTTATTATGGCACGGTCAATAGTAATGATCCAAGCCTGACACCCTTCCATCCAATATATAGCAATACGGAGATTGATCAGGCAGTAGACTATGGCCAGAGTGCCATGGATGCGATTACCAGAAATGCCTATACAGAACAGCACAATCTGTCGATGTCGGGTGGCAATATGAAAACCACTTATTTCGCATCGGCCAACTACTATAATCAAAAAGGCGTCATTATCGGCTCTGACTATAAACGCTATAACGGCAGACTGAACATCGATCATAAGGTATCCGACCAGATCAAAGTCGGTGCAAATGTTTTAGTGTCCGGATCCACAGCCAACAACACCCTGACAGGAGGTGCCAATGAAAATGGCGGAATCATCACTGCAGCTATTTACTGGGCGCCTATTTTACCGCTGCAGGCCGCAGACGGCTCTTATCCCATCAGTCCTTATTACCCCAATATTCCCAACCCGCTCTCCTATGGCACGCTGACCAATACTACCGGTAATAACAGGGTGCTCAGCAGCGCTTACGGCCAGTGGGAGATCATGTCCGGCTTAACCGCAAAAGCGCAGTTCAGCTATGACTGGTCTACCTCCAGAACCTCTGCATATCTACCCACAACCTTCCTGTTTGGCAGCCAGGTCAATGGAGAAGCCAGTGTCGATGAAACCAGAGCCTATCAGAAAACCATGATTTATAGCCTGAATTATAATAAGGATATCGCAGCGCGTCATCATTTAAATGCGGTATTGGCTTATGATTATGAAGCGGGAGGTGGTGACTATCTATCAGCCGCCAACCAAAATTTTATCTCAGATATCGTTAAGTATTATAACCTCGGAATGGGCCAGGCAGCTAAGCCCAGTGTAGGGTCTTCCAAACAGGCAGAGTTGGTTTCTTCCTCTGTAGTGGCAAGAGCCATATACACGTATAAAGGCAATATCACCTTGCAGGCCTCTATAAGACGGGACGGTTTTTCGACTTTTGCCGAAGGTAAAAAATGGGGCTACTTTCCGGGTGTCTCTGCGGGATGGGTTATCTCGGATGAAGGCTTCTTTAAGTCCGTAACACCTGTCAATTATCTTAAATTAAGAGCTGGGTACGGAGAAACGGGTAATCCGCTCACCCTGGGATCCGCCTTCGCCCTGTACGGCTCTTCTCAGAGCCCCTATTTTGGAGAAGGCCAGGTAAATACAGGTATTTCCCTCACACAGGCAGCCAATCCCAATCTCTCCTGGGAGACCAGAGCAGGTATTAATGCCGGTATCGATTTTGGTGTACTGAACAACAGACTAACCGGGTCATTTGACTATTACAGCACCACCAACCGCAATCTGCTCAAATATGTGGCATATCCAGTCGGTTTTATCATCAACGGCGTATATATTAATGATGGCAAAACCCGCTCTACGGGTTATGAGCTCAGTTTACAAAGCAAAAACATTGTCTCCCATAATGATGGTTTTACCTGGTCTACTTCTCTTAATTTCTCCCACTACCTAAATTACTGGGTGGAAAGAGCTGACATGGATCTAAAGACATTACCGAAGTATGAAGTAGCTACGGGCAAAAATGCACTGTATAACCCCATTTATGGGTATCAGTCATCCGGTATATTCAAGGGAGCGTTTGGTACAGCGCCTACCTGGATGCCTGGCATGTTGCCCGGCGGGCTTATTATAAATGATATTGCAGGGTATGATGACAATGGCAACCTGACCGGACCTGATGGCATCATTTCCTCTGCCGATCATCTACTGCTAGGGAACGGTGATCCCAAATTCAGTTTTGGGGTAGGTAATAAATTTACATTCAAGGGCTTTGATCTGAACATCTTCCTTTCGGGCATGGTTCAGCATAACTGGTCTCCTTTGAACGGCGCCAGAGTACTGGAAACCCAAATGAATGCACATGGTTGGAATGCCATGGTCAGCCGTTCAGATCCCTGGAGCAGTCTGCATCCCAACGGCACTTTACCGACTTCCCTGGTAGACGGCTCCTATTCCCAATATCAGAATAGCGCCAGCTATTGGTGGGTTAATAGTTCCTATCTGCGTTGTAAAAGCCTGATGCTGGGCTATAGCCTTCCGGCTAAGTTACTAGCGGGACAAAAGGTACTGTCCAGCGTCCGCATATCCTTTGATGCGCAGAATCTCTTTACCATTACTGATTATCCGGGGCTGGATCCGGAGCTCAATGCGGGTAACTACTACCCACTGGTCAAAAGTTATGTTTTCGGCATTAACTGTACTTTCTAA
- a CDS encoding RagB/SusD family nutrient uptake outer membrane protein, with the protein MNLLSYKHIAGAAAMAVGCLTVLTLGSGCTKDLAFNPYGDLSSVVNSKQGAVALVNAAYTGLAGGGDYNGGWDAGTYSYRTQAMMTTDEGVCAWGGDWANMRSLNFTPDFDWVTHNFTKYTPYISTITVDLAKIQALNPDGKDSLLNRYVGELKGLRAEYAEQLYFYYGPFTIKTDAEDAANPDAPYVPRPDRQEVVAQIEKDYKEAAAILPNRFTGQEYGRFSKAAALTGLMKLYMHEKDWEKAVAVGQQLKTLGYTLSENYEDNFNINNKGGANPEIILAVVCSPTGGDSYSNYWLAMSLPPDYQDPSGIPLTAWGGYKMPWKTYDKFDPADKRLKVLLEKYPVGKDANGNILYKDARAAGDPGAVPMKFGPDPSRANSQNSGIDFPVFRYADVLLMLAESINEAEGAPDAEAYNAINQVRERAGLAPLANLNHDSFLKAIQDERLFELWGEGWRRDDLIRWGLYLKRATDDGSTHSDASKLLMPLPRSVIAQSGGVIKQNPDYK; encoded by the coding sequence ATGAACCTATTATCATATAAGCATATAGCAGGCGCCGCAGCAATGGCTGTAGGTTGCCTGACAGTTCTGACCCTGGGATCAGGTTGCACCAAGGACCTGGCATTTAATCCTTATGGAGACCTGTCCAGCGTTGTCAATTCCAAACAAGGCGCGGTGGCGCTTGTAAACGCCGCCTACACCGGCCTGGCAGGTGGCGGGGACTATAATGGCGGCTGGGATGCGGGCACTTATTCCTACCGCACACAAGCAATGATGACCACAGACGAAGGCGTCTGCGCCTGGGGCGGTGACTGGGCCAATATGCGGAGCCTGAACTTCACACCTGATTTCGATTGGGTCACGCACAATTTCACCAAGTATACACCCTATATTTCTACCATTACGGTGGACCTGGCGAAGATCCAGGCACTCAATCCGGACGGCAAGGATAGCCTGCTCAACCGGTATGTCGGAGAACTAAAAGGCCTGCGAGCCGAATACGCGGAACAACTTTACTTCTACTATGGTCCCTTCACCATTAAAACCGATGCAGAGGATGCTGCCAACCCTGATGCTCCTTATGTCCCCCGTCCGGACAGGCAGGAGGTTGTGGCACAAATTGAAAAGGACTATAAGGAAGCGGCGGCCATCCTGCCCAACCGGTTTACCGGCCAGGAATATGGTCGCTTCAGTAAGGCCGCCGCATTAACCGGTTTAATGAAATTATATATGCACGAAAAGGATTGGGAGAAAGCTGTCGCAGTGGGCCAGCAGTTAAAGACACTCGGGTATACGCTTTCGGAAAATTATGAGGACAATTTTAATATTAACAATAAAGGCGGTGCAAATCCTGAAATTATTCTGGCGGTTGTCTGCTCTCCCACAGGCGGTGATTCCTACTCCAACTATTGGCTGGCCATGTCACTTCCTCCGGATTACCAGGATCCCAGCGGCATTCCCTTAACGGCGTGGGGTGGCTATAAAATGCCCTGGAAGACTTATGACAAATTTGATCCGGCCGACAAACGGCTGAAAGTCCTTTTAGAAAAGTATCCCGTTGGCAAAGATGCCAATGGTAATATACTGTATAAGGATGCCAGGGCGGCAGGAGATCCTGGCGCCGTTCCTATGAAATTTGGCCCCGATCCTTCCAGGGCCAACTCTCAGAACAGTGGTATCGACTTTCCGGTCTTCAGATATGCAGATGTTTTGCTCATGCTTGCTGAAAGCATCAATGAAGCTGAAGGAGCACCTGATGCAGAGGCCTATAATGCTATCAATCAGGTCCGGGAGCGGGCGGGGCTGGCACCGCTTGCCAACTTAAATCACGATAGTTTCCTAAAGGCGATCCAGGATGAAAGGCTTTTTGAGCTTTGGGGAGAAGGCTGGCGCAGAGACGATCTGATTCGCTGGGGGCTTTACCTGAAAAGAGCGACTGATGACGGCTCCACACACAGCGACGCCAGTAAGCTCTTGATGCCACTTCCAAGATCCGTGATTGCACAAAGTGGCGGCGTAATTAAGCAAAACCCGGATTATAAATAA
- a CDS encoding glycoside hydrolase family 16 protein, translating to MFYNATRLKSARASILFYSILFIAVAGCSGSRQTAGNTHSSPGNSVTHVKNLKNAERFQTLGTRSWIKLSWSKDQLPAGLKYFTLQWTDKSNHQTKTQLVNVSSNRFYMHPVEPGRHYQLIVKGTVSRSNRDKTLFSREVFTDTTWHLSDREAAQLDIPSSASLPPGMALFFHDEFNDSLLDRNKWFDSYYSTLDYNNKVQWPAFQKNQLPKAAFHLNGRYIDLIVNDSLPKIPFFKDGKKISSIQTYDWVTNTNLLPNEKGGYYEVRVRRNFTGHPSGLNTAFWFDSPGPDLRYYYQEGTKINGVSGIRPKGQLFEIDMFENMNAQFVMHGHVDSNGHFVHNLTTDIARGYKHKDNWVVHGLLWTPNAIKHYINGKLIHSYDDPHQIYSPDHFMNVLLGAYGKGGSVSLQVDYIRAYHWPVSADNELPNADFELNDNLLPWQGTATISQVKKIAGRASAKLSPGDSLYQYVYVSPNSHYRLTFSCLGSGKLTAAVGHVKEVTGIITSATQKSYVLDGQLQQNLLVFETKNAPKGHTKTIRILFKNNGSAPLYLDNVVLTHQ from the coding sequence ATGTTTTATAATGCAACACGCCTTAAAAGCGCCCGGGCTTCTATCCTCTTTTATTCAATATTATTTATAGCAGTAGCCGGTTGCTCCGGTAGCCGGCAAACAGCTGGCAATACACATTCATCCCCTGGAAATTCGGTCACCCACGTCAAAAATCTAAAAAATGCGGAGAGATTTCAGACGCTGGGCACCAGGTCCTGGATCAAACTTAGCTGGTCAAAAGATCAGTTACCGGCTGGACTAAAGTATTTCACGCTTCAATGGACCGACAAAAGCAATCACCAAACCAAGACTCAATTGGTCAACGTAAGTAGCAATCGCTTTTATATGCATCCAGTCGAACCTGGCAGGCATTACCAGCTTATCGTAAAAGGAACAGTAAGCCGGTCTAACAGGGATAAGACATTATTTTCCCGCGAGGTATTCACCGATACAACTTGGCACCTTTCAGACCGGGAAGCCGCTCAGCTGGACATTCCCAGCTCTGCTTCCCTACCCCCGGGCATGGCCTTATTTTTCCACGATGAGTTCAATGACAGCCTACTGGATCGAAACAAATGGTTTGACTCATACTATTCCACACTCGACTATAATAACAAAGTTCAGTGGCCCGCCTTTCAAAAAAATCAGCTACCTAAGGCAGCCTTTCATCTCAATGGCAGGTATATTGATTTAATCGTCAATGATTCACTACCTAAAATTCCGTTTTTTAAGGATGGCAAAAAGATATCCTCTATACAAACCTATGACTGGGTGACCAATACCAATTTACTGCCTAATGAAAAAGGCGGTTATTATGAAGTAAGGGTCAGGAGGAACTTTACAGGCCATCCGTCCGGTCTGAATACGGCCTTCTGGTTTGATAGCCCTGGTCCGGATTTAAGATATTACTATCAAGAGGGAACAAAGATAAATGGGGTTTCAGGAATCCGGCCAAAAGGCCAGCTTTTTGAAATTGATATGTTTGAAAACATGAATGCTCAGTTTGTCATGCACGGGCATGTGGATAGCAATGGACATTTTGTCCATAATTTAACCACTGATATTGCCAGAGGATATAAACACAAAGATAACTGGGTCGTGCATGGATTGCTATGGACGCCTAATGCCATAAAGCATTACATTAACGGAAAACTAATCCACAGTTATGATGATCCCCATCAGATCTATAGCCCGGATCATTTTATGAATGTGCTGTTGGGGGCATATGGCAAGGGAGGCAGCGTATCTCTTCAGGTCGACTATATAAGGGCCTATCACTGGCCTGTCAGCGCAGACAATGAGCTTCCTAATGCTGATTTTGAGCTAAATGACAATCTGCTCCCCTGGCAGGGGACAGCAACGATCAGCCAGGTTAAAAAAATTGCCGGGCGTGCGTCCGCAAAACTCAGTCCGGGAGACAGCCTTTATCAATATGTGTATGTCAGTCCAAACAGCCATTACCGTCTCACATTCTCCTGTCTGGGATCGGGCAAACTTACAGCAGCAGTCGGCCATGTTAAAGAAGTGACCGGTATCATTACAAGCGCCACCCAGAAAAGCTACGTACTTGACGGTCAACTGCAGCAAAACCTGCTGGTTTTCGAAACTAAAAATGCGCCGAAGGGACACACAAAGACAATAAGAATTCTATTTAAAAATAACGGATCAGCTCCCCTATATCTGGATAATGTTGTTTTAACGCACCAATAA
- a CDS encoding metallophosphoesterase family protein produces the protein MNRPNEMNRESKEVINIAAVGDLHACKEDAGRYADLFSRVGGKADLLLLAGDLTHTGDESEATLLLESMSRCSIPILCVLGNHDYEKGREKMIRECLLQHPGLYVLDGESVIIKGVGFAGIKGFGGGFDNHMLAMFGEKEMKDFVEAAVMESLKLERALARLDKEQPDIKKVALMHYAPCSQTIQGEPEAIYPFLGSSRLAEPIIRQNVEVAFHGHAHAGLLKGQLSGVPIYNVAKDILEKKGNADGFLLYKMDV, from the coding sequence ATGAACCGCCCAAACGAGATGAATAGAGAAAGTAAAGAAGTAATAAATATAGCGGCCGTAGGAGATTTGCACGCCTGTAAGGAAGATGCCGGCCGGTATGCCGATCTGTTTTCACGTGTTGGCGGGAAGGCTGACCTGTTATTGCTGGCAGGGGATTTAACCCATACGGGGGATGAAAGTGAAGCAACTCTTTTATTAGAATCAATGTCACGCTGCTCGATTCCCATACTTTGCGTTTTAGGTAATCATGATTATGAAAAAGGGCGCGAGAAAATGATTCGCGAATGCCTGCTTCAACATCCGGGCTTGTATGTCCTGGACGGAGAAAGTGTTATTATAAAAGGTGTTGGTTTTGCCGGCATTAAAGGCTTTGGAGGTGGATTCGATAACCATATGCTTGCGATGTTCGGAGAGAAAGAAATGAAGGATTTTGTCGAAGCGGCGGTTATGGAATCACTTAAATTGGAAAGAGCGCTGGCCAGATTAGATAAGGAGCAACCGGATATAAAAAAGGTGGCCCTAATGCATTACGCCCCTTGTAGTCAAACCATACAGGGTGAACCGGAGGCTATTTATCCTTTCCTGGGCTCTTCCAGACTGGCCGAACCGATAATAAGGCAAAACGTGGAAGTGGCCTTTCATGGGCATGCACACGCCGGCCTACTCAAAGGTCAACTATCAGGTGTGCCTATATATAATGTGGCCAAGGACATTTTGGAGAAAAAAGGCAATGCTGATGGTTTTTTGCTTTACAAAATGGATGTATAA
- a CDS encoding nucleotidyltransferase, translating into MRNIGIHFDDTHKTDFYKDSLKQLSKSGIPFLIGGAFAVFHYAGVYRDTKDLDIYCLPQDCLAILDYFNDLGYETELTEDHWLGKIFSGDGYFIDVIFGAMNRLWLVDQTWFQTAVSGTLFGRNVKVLSAEVLIMGKIYVQSRERYDGADINHIWLRYGTNIDWVKLLKIMDEHPELLAMQMLSFLFVYPNDWRTIIPQNVFERLMKRFHGQYNEKYKNEHICKGPLIDHAQYDVDIQQWNFKPMPYEPPKRDE; encoded by the coding sequence ATGAGAAATATCGGGATACATTTTGACGATACCCACAAGACAGATTTTTATAAAGATAGCCTTAAACAGCTGTCTAAAAGTGGTATTCCGTTTTTAATCGGAGGCGCTTTTGCTGTGTTTCATTATGCGGGAGTTTACCGTGACACAAAGGATTTAGACATTTATTGCCTTCCGCAAGACTGCCTGGCAATTCTGGATTATTTCAACGACCTGGGCTATGAGACCGAGCTAACCGAAGACCACTGGCTCGGAAAGATATTCAGTGGCGACGGATATTTCATTGATGTGATATTTGGAGCAATGAACCGGCTTTGGTTGGTGGATCAGACATGGTTTCAAACAGCAGTTTCCGGCACTTTGTTCGGTCGAAATGTAAAGGTCCTTTCTGCAGAAGTACTCATTATGGGGAAGATATATGTGCAAAGCAGAGAACGTTATGACGGCGCGGATATCAATCATATCTGGCTGCGTTATGGCACTAATATAGACTGGGTAAAGCTATTGAAGATCATGGACGAACATCCGGAACTTCTTGCCATGCAGATGCTGTCATTTCTCTTCGTCTATCCCAATGACTGGAGAACGATCATTCCGCAGAATGTTTTTGAAAGGTTAATGAAGCGCTTTCATGGTCAGTATAACGAGAAATATAAAAATGAACACATATGCAAAGGCCCATTAATTGATCATGCCCAATATGATGTAGATATTCAACAGTGGAATTTTAAACCGATGCCCTATGAACCGCCCAAACGAGATGAATAG
- a CDS encoding phosphocholine-specific phospholipase C, whose product MDTRRDFLKKAILLSGSVGISSVLPAAIRKALSIDPQKGSTYLDAAHIVILMQENRSFDHCFGMLKGVRGFNDPRAVRLPNGRPVWCQSYGDGTVVPPFRLNIKETKSAWTGSLPHSRASQIDAWNNGQYDRWLETKRSGNKQYKDLPLTMGYYNREDLPFDYALADAFTVCDHNFCSLMGSTTPNRAYFWTGKITHQEDWGVKAYLDNKDYAFGRLEWKTFPELLQDHNISWKFYQNDLYCGALMSRQERDWLLNFGCNILEFWKAYNVKFSSRYTETIRKQIEILEYEITFTLGRAAEQTDKIKQKIIRRKQKVKTLKMQLAKWSQENFDKLTEREKELFHNAFITNKADADYRSLSTFRFNDQVTQREVTIPKGDILYQFRKDVEEGKLATVNWLAAPKYFSDHPTVPWYGTWYTAEILNILTQNPEVWRKTIFILTFDENDGYFDHIPPFTVPDPAKPDTGLVSEGINTEEEWIRIKDQVKAGVSENSAREAPIGLGFRVPMIIASPWSRGGKVCSEVFDHSSTLQFLEHFINKKFNKDIHIENISQWRRSICGNLSSAFTPFEEAHTGLPLQTRNQVIEEIYGARFKQLPNAYRLLSAKEAAELKGYKDYRSLIPVQEPGTKLSCALPYELYVDGNLSENGAAFDIRFMAGDQLFKDKATGAPFTAYVFGTQDATTDQQFNNRFYGVRAGDQLSDSWKLNSFTKQKYHIEVHGPNGFFRSFKGGASDPKLLIKCSYESEERKPFKLTGHVLLTIISLDETAYDLLLDNKACSGTRVQRIRTQKGVGKRYELVITSRQHWYDFTIKTKDNGSFVKRFAGKVETGEVGITDPVMGGIGQ is encoded by the coding sequence ATGGATACCAGAAGGGATTTTCTGAAAAAAGCGATTTTACTCTCAGGTTCGGTGGGTATATCTTCAGTCCTGCCGGCCGCCATTCGTAAAGCATTGAGTATTGATCCCCAAAAAGGGAGTACGTATTTGGACGCTGCGCATATTGTTATTTTAATGCAGGAAAACCGTTCTTTTGATCATTGTTTCGGAATGCTTAAAGGTGTCAGAGGCTTTAATGATCCAAGAGCAGTCAGGCTGCCCAATGGACGCCCTGTATGGTGCCAGTCCTACGGGGACGGAACGGTGGTACCTCCTTTTCGGCTTAATATTAAAGAAACGAAGTCTGCCTGGACAGGTTCGCTGCCGCATAGCAGGGCCAGTCAAATAGATGCGTGGAATAATGGACAGTATGACCGGTGGCTGGAAACCAAAAGATCCGGTAATAAGCAATATAAGGACCTACCGTTGACAATGGGCTATTACAACCGGGAAGATCTTCCTTTCGATTATGCGCTTGCAGATGCATTTACCGTTTGTGATCATAATTTCTGTTCTTTAATGGGTTCTACCACGCCTAACAGAGCGTATTTCTGGACAGGCAAAATAACCCATCAGGAAGACTGGGGGGTAAAAGCTTATTTGGATAATAAGGATTATGCATTTGGGCGGCTGGAATGGAAGACTTTTCCCGAGCTTTTGCAAGACCATAATATCAGCTGGAAATTCTATCAGAATGATCTGTATTGCGGCGCTTTAATGAGCCGGCAAGAAAGGGACTGGCTTTTGAATTTCGGCTGCAATATCCTGGAATTCTGGAAGGCCTACAATGTGAAATTCTCTTCTCGCTATACAGAAACAATCCGAAAGCAAATTGAGATATTAGAGTATGAGATCACTTTTACTTTAGGGAGAGCAGCAGAGCAGACGGATAAAATCAAACAGAAAATAATTCGGCGGAAACAGAAAGTAAAAACGCTGAAAATGCAACTGGCCAAATGGAGTCAGGAAAATTTTGACAAATTAACCGAACGTGAAAAAGAACTCTTTCATAACGCATTTATTACCAATAAGGCGGATGCTGATTACCGGTCACTGTCGACCTTTAGGTTTAACGATCAGGTAACGCAGCGGGAAGTCACCATTCCCAAGGGGGATATTTTGTATCAGTTCAGAAAAGACGTAGAAGAGGGGAAGCTCGCGACTGTTAATTGGCTGGCGGCCCCTAAGTATTTTTCAGATCATCCTACAGTGCCATGGTATGGTACCTGGTATACCGCCGAAATATTGAATATACTCACTCAAAATCCGGAAGTGTGGAGGAAGACCATCTTTATTCTGACTTTTGATGAGAATGACGGCTATTTTGATCATATACCACCCTTTACAGTCCCTGATCCGGCCAAGCCGGATACAGGTCTGGTCTCTGAAGGCATCAATACGGAAGAAGAATGGATCAGAATCAAGGACCAGGTCAAAGCAGGGGTGAGTGAGAACAGTGCCAGAGAGGCTCCCATCGGACTCGGATTCAGAGTGCCAATGATCATTGCCTCGCCCTGGAGCAGGGGAGGGAAAGTATGCTCGGAGGTGTTTGATCACAGTTCCACCTTGCAGTTCCTGGAACATTTTATCAACAAAAAATTTAATAAAGATATCCACATTGAGAATATTAGTCAGTGGCGAAGGAGTATTTGCGGAAACCTGTCCTCCGCTTTTACGCCCTTTGAGGAAGCGCATACCGGGTTGCCTCTGCAAACTAGAAATCAAGTCATTGAAGAAATTTACGGTGCCCGGTTTAAGCAATTGCCGAATGCTTACCGGCTGTTGTCCGCAAAGGAGGCCGCTGAGCTGAAGGGGTATAAGGATTACCGGTCCCTGATACCTGTTCAGGAGCCAGGAACAAAACTGTCCTGTGCTTTGCCTTATGAACTTTATGTCGATGGTAATTTGTCTGAAAACGGTGCCGCTTTTGACATCCGGTTTATGGCTGGTGATCAATTGTTCAAAGATAAGGCTACCGGTGCGCCCTTTACAGCGTATGTCTTCGGCACGCAAGATGCCACGACAGATCAGCAATTTAATAATCGGTTCTACGGTGTTCGTGCCGGAGATCAATTGTCTGACAGCTGGAAACTGAATAGTTTTACAAAACAAAAGTATCATATCGAAGTGCATGGCCCCAATGGATTTTTCAGGTCCTTTAAGGGAGGCGCTTCTGATCCAAAGCTGCTGATCAAGTGTAGTTATGAATCTGAAGAACGTAAGCCTTTTAAGCTGACAGGCCATGTGCTATTGACTATAATAAGCCTGGATGAAACAGCCTATGATTTATTGCTGGACAATAAGGCCTGTTCAGGAACGCGCGTTCAAAGGATTCGGACCCAAAAGGGAGTCGGAAAGCGTTATGAGCTGGTGATTACAAGCCGGCAGCATTGGTATGATTTTACAATAAAAACTAAGGACAACGGTTCGTTTGTGAAGCGATTTGCAGGAAAGGTAGAGACAGGAGAAGTAGGCATAACGGATCCTGTGATGGGTGGTATAGGCCAGTAA